In one Trichlorobacter lovleyi SZ genomic region, the following are encoded:
- a CDS encoding flavocytochrome c: MKQMFGRIIMLLGLAVLLLPAGALRAAEGKTALAELHKAKQIGCADCHGTAKKITVDDSEKGINQSCVGCHGDLEAVGAKAKGPINPHKSHLGQPNCTACHSGHSRSQAYCLKCHSYDMPIPGGAAAAVPLKLKKSARKAESTDVVVIGAGAAGMTAAITAHDAGAKVILLEKQPITGGNSMLAAGGMNAAETKFQNTKGIKDSVELMYQDTMKGGKNMGDPALVRILAQNSSGSVDWLTSIGADISDVGRMGGASVNRTHRPTGGHAVGAHIANVLRKNAADRKIDIRVNSKVVKIIEDKQGRVTGVVVEGKHSGSYTIKAKAVVLTAGGFSANPEKVAFYRPEFKGMTTSNQPGATGDGLELGEKAGAELKDMKEIQIHPTVAAGSRILITEAVRGNGAILVNHEGKRFVNELTTRDKASAAILQQTGKSAYLVFDEGVRKSLKQIDGYFHLELVKEGATIKDLAAALKMPAATLEATIDTYNKAVDAKNDSEFKRPDMPRALRTAKYYAIEIKPGVHYTMGGLKINTDTQVIAKDGKPIAGFYAAGEVTGGVHGANRLGGNSISETITFGRIAGANAAKLVQPATK, from the coding sequence ATGAAACAGATGTTTGGACGGATCATCATGCTGCTGGGGCTGGCGGTCCTGTTGCTGCCCGCCGGTGCACTCCGGGCCGCTGAAGGGAAAACCGCGTTGGCGGAACTGCACAAGGCCAAACAGATCGGCTGTGCCGACTGCCACGGCACCGCCAAAAAGATCACCGTTGACGACAGCGAAAAAGGTATCAACCAGAGCTGTGTCGGCTGCCACGGCGACCTGGAGGCCGTGGGTGCCAAGGCCAAGGGGCCGATCAATCCCCACAAATCCCACCTGGGCCAGCCCAACTGCACCGCCTGTCACAGCGGTCACAGCCGTTCTCAGGCCTACTGCCTGAAGTGCCACAGCTACGATATGCCGATTCCGGGCGGTGCAGCCGCAGCAGTGCCGCTGAAACTGAAGAAGTCCGCCAGGAAGGCTGAAAGCACCGATGTTGTCGTGATCGGGGCCGGTGCTGCCGGTATGACCGCCGCCATTACGGCCCATGACGCCGGAGCCAAGGTAATTCTGCTGGAAAAACAGCCGATCACCGGCGGCAACAGCATGCTGGCCGCAGGTGGTATGAACGCTGCCGAGACCAAATTTCAGAATACTAAAGGGATCAAGGACTCGGTTGAACTGATGTATCAGGACACCATGAAGGGCGGCAAGAATATGGGCGATCCGGCTCTGGTCAGAATCCTTGCCCAGAACTCGTCCGGCTCGGTTGACTGGTTGACCTCCATCGGCGCCGATATCAGTGATGTCGGCCGGATGGGTGGTGCCAGCGTCAACCGGACCCACCGCCCCACCGGCGGCCACGCCGTGGGTGCCCATATCGCCAATGTGCTGCGTAAAAACGCTGCTGATCGCAAGATTGATATCCGCGTCAACAGCAAAGTGGTCAAGATCATTGAAGACAAGCAGGGCCGGGTAACCGGCGTTGTCGTGGAAGGCAAACACAGCGGCAGCTACACCATCAAGGCCAAGGCAGTGGTGCTGACCGCCGGTGGATTCTCCGCCAACCCTGAAAAAGTGGCCTTCTACCGCCCTGAATTCAAGGGGATGACCACCTCCAACCAGCCCGGCGCCACCGGTGACGGCCTGGAACTGGGTGAAAAGGCAGGCGCTGAGTTGAAGGATATGAAGGAGATCCAGATCCACCCCACCGTGGCTGCCGGCAGCCGGATCCTGATTACCGAGGCGGTGCGCGGTAACGGCGCCATCCTGGTCAACCATGAGGGCAAGCGTTTTGTGAACGAACTGACCACCCGCGACAAGGCCTCCGCAGCTATCCTGCAACAGACCGGCAAGTCGGCCTATCTGGTCTTTGATGAAGGTGTACGCAAGAGCCTGAAGCAGATTGACGGCTACTTCCACCTGGAACTGGTCAAGGAGGGGGCAACCATCAAGGATCTGGCAGCAGCCCTGAAGATGCCGGCCGCGACCCTTGAGGCCACCATCGATACCTACAACAAGGCGGTGGATGCGAAAAATGACAGCGAGTTCAAACGGCCAGACATGCCGCGTGCCCTGCGGACCGCCAAGTACTACGCCATTGAGATCAAACCGGGCGTGCATTACACCATGGGCGGCCTGAAGATCAACACCGACACCCAGGTAATCGCCAAGGACGGCAAGCCGATTGCCGGCTTCTATGCTGCCGGTGAAGTGACCGGCGGGGTGCATGGCGCCAACCGTCTGGGGGGCAACTCCATCTCCGAGACCATCACCTTTGGCCGGATTGCCGGAGCCAACGCCGCCAAGCTGGTACAACCTGCAACAAAGTAG
- a CDS encoding substrate-binding domain-containing protein produces MYRTLMLMICLLLTLSGLSFATHDKALLYGGAGQGRVIFDGRLHASKGMVCNDCHSAIFATHKKALITMQNHFEDKACFVCHNGKRAFSDCDSCHRKFEAARTVVKLYGAASVVDSLINPHKAAVEKATGYSLEIVKSNAGKGLIDLADGKCDASLASASVETVAKGAKAAGRELDTTRLQLHAIQMDQVVFAVNPSNTVQSLTFPQLKDIHTGKITNWKQLGGADLQIKVVTDTLSSATRGLIKQAVLKNEEYLKETLAVNVATISDEVAKDPAAIGGLGAGFVKAGVVVVKTDKIERPLGLITVGPPSEKVRKVIEAYKAAIAR; encoded by the coding sequence ATGTACAGAACACTCATGCTGATGATCTGCCTGCTGCTGACCCTGTCCGGTCTGTCATTTGCCACCCATGACAAGGCCCTGCTGTATGGGGGGGCTGGCCAGGGGCGGGTCATTTTTGACGGCAGACTGCACGCCTCCAAGGGGATGGTCTGCAACGATTGCCACAGTGCCATCTTTGCCACCCACAAGAAGGCCCTGATCACCATGCAGAACCATTTTGAGGATAAGGCCTGCTTTGTCTGCCACAACGGCAAACGGGCCTTCAGCGATTGTGATTCCTGTCATCGCAAATTCGAGGCAGCCAGGACAGTGGTCAAGCTGTATGGTGCCGCCAGTGTGGTGGACAGCCTGATCAATCCCCACAAGGCAGCGGTTGAAAAGGCCACCGGCTACAGCCTTGAGATCGTCAAGAGCAATGCCGGCAAAGGTCTGATTGATCTGGCTGACGGCAAGTGCGATGCCTCACTGGCCTCTGCCTCGGTGGAGACGGTTGCCAAGGGGGCCAAGGCGGCCGGACGGGAGCTGGATACCACCAGGCTGCAGCTGCATGCCATTCAGATGGATCAGGTGGTCTTTGCGGTCAATCCGTCCAACACGGTCCAAAGCCTGACCTTCCCGCAGCTGAAGGATATCCACACCGGCAAGATCACCAACTGGAAGCAGCTGGGCGGCGCTGATCTGCAGATCAAGGTGGTCACCGACACCCTTTCCAGCGCCACCCGCGGCCTGATCAAGCAGGCGGTCCTGAAGAATGAGGAATATCTCAAGGAAACCCTGGCAGTCAATGTGGCCACCATCAGTGACGAGGTGGCTAAAGACCCTGCCGCCATTGGTGGCTTGGGGGCCGGCTTTGTCAAGGCGGGGGTAGTGGTGGTCAAGACGGACAAGATCGAACGTCCGCTGGGGCTGATCACGGTCGGCCCGCCCTCTGAAAAGGTGCGTAAGGTGATTGAGGCCTACAAGGCTGCCATAGCCAGGTAA
- a CDS encoding MFS transporter: MDRTACHALLANRNVRLYLGGQLVSLSGTWMQSVAQGWLVYQLTGSAFWLALTAVALTAPVCLLSLLGGALADRHDRRRLLIATQLLSLIPALLLGFLTRSGHVTPALIVALALLLGMINAFDLPARQVFWGRLVPAELLLGALSLNAVVFNATRVVGPVLAGGIIAAWGTASCFYLNAASFLIGSASLLAMGPQAGSLSYRSAKPTTSLLAELQEGLRFVAAEKESGLLLLLIAVISLFGIPFVPLLPLFADGILHVGPQGLGMLAASSGIGALAAALLLTLQREPRCKGRLVVASGLLFGICLLLFARSNQYYASLLALLFSGVGIVSLLALANCLLQHRCPIPLRGRVMGFYTLTLAGMAPFGHALMGLLAGTVGAAAALSLGSVVCLTAVLLTARPISRLA; encoded by the coding sequence ATGGATCGGACAGCCTGCCATGCCCTGCTTGCCAACCGCAATGTGCGCCTCTATCTGGGGGGGCAGCTGGTATCGCTGTCCGGCACCTGGATGCAGTCGGTGGCCCAGGGCTGGCTGGTCTACCAGCTGACCGGCTCCGCCTTCTGGCTGGCCCTGACCGCCGTGGCCCTGACCGCGCCGGTTTGCCTGCTCTCCCTGCTGGGTGGAGCGCTTGCCGATCGCCATGACCGCCGCAGACTGTTGATCGCCACCCAGTTGTTATCACTGATACCGGCGCTATTATTGGGATTTTTGACCCGAAGCGGCCACGTCACACCGGCCCTGATCGTGGCCCTGGCTCTGCTGCTGGGGATGATCAACGCCTTCGATCTGCCGGCCCGTCAGGTTTTCTGGGGACGGCTTGTCCCGGCGGAGCTGCTGCTGGGTGCACTTTCGCTGAATGCGGTTGTCTTTAACGCGACCCGGGTGGTGGGACCGGTGCTGGCAGGCGGTATCATTGCCGCCTGGGGCACTGCCAGCTGTTTCTACCTGAACGCCGCCAGCTTTCTGATCGGCAGTGCCAGTCTGCTGGCCATGGGGCCGCAGGCCGGCAGCCTGTCGTACCGTTCCGCCAAGCCCACCACCAGCCTGCTGGCGGAGCTGCAGGAGGGCTTACGCTTTGTGGCGGCAGAGAAGGAGAGCGGTCTGCTTCTCCTGCTGATCGCCGTGATCAGCCTGTTCGGTATCCCTTTTGTGCCACTCCTGCCGTTGTTTGCAGACGGCATCCTGCATGTCGGCCCCCAGGGGCTGGGGATGCTGGCCGCCTCGTCAGGTATCGGCGCACTGGCGGCAGCCCTGTTGCTGACCCTGCAACGCGAGCCACGCTGCAAAGGGCGGCTGGTGGTGGCATCCGGCCTGCTGTTCGGGATCTGCCTGCTGCTGTTTGCCCGTTCCAATCAGTACTATGCCTCGTTGCTGGCCCTGCTGTTCAGCGGGGTCGGTATTGTCAGCCTGCTGGCACTGGCCAACTGTCTGCTCCAGCACCGCTGTCCGATACCCCTGCGCGGCCGGGTTATGGGGTTCTACACCTTGACGCTGGCAGGCATGGCCCCCTTCGGCCACGCCCTGATGGGACTTCTGGCCGGAACCGTCGGGGCCGCCGCGGCACTTTCCCTGGGATCCGTTGTCTGCCTTACCGCCGTACTGCTTACAGCCCGCCCGATCAGCCGCCTGGCCTGA
- a CDS encoding alpha-hydroxy-acid oxidizing protein has protein sequence MSQIHDEQESISAGGFSRRDFIKTAAVVGAGVLAVQAVGSPREANAAEEAKKAATGATAAATGKSALKLDQVLKVAREKMYPRCRVCPECDGVACSGEVPGMGGIDSGKAFRNNLAALAKYELNMRTFHEIKKPDTSLTLFGVKLSMPILSGITGGVTYNMGLQGKVSEEEYIEGIIAGCIQAGTIGFAADGIGDPLSVYQTRLQTVAKYRGKAAGQIKPRTQAEIIERIRLLEAAGAPFFAIDIDSAGRASRALPGKTVEPKNLKQLRELANATKMPFIIKGIMTVDEAKQAVDVGAAGIVVSNHGGRVMDHTPGTAQVLAAIADKVKGDIVILADGGVRYGADVLKMLALGADAVLVGRPLVRGSVGGGPEGVALMLKKMQGELVVAMTLTGTADVKKVSRSILV, from the coding sequence ATGTCACAGATCCATGACGAGCAGGAAAGCATCTCAGCAGGTGGTTTCAGCAGGCGTGACTTCATCAAGACCGCAGCAGTGGTTGGTGCCGGCGTGCTGGCAGTACAGGCCGTGGGCAGCCCCAGGGAGGCCAATGCCGCTGAAGAGGCAAAGAAGGCCGCCACCGGAGCAACGGCAGCCGCAACAGGCAAGAGCGCCCTCAAGCTGGATCAGGTCTTAAAGGTTGCCCGTGAGAAGATGTATCCGCGCTGCCGGGTCTGTCCGGAATGCGACGGTGTGGCCTGTTCCGGCGAGGTCCCCGGCATGGGCGGCATCGATTCAGGCAAGGCCTTCCGCAACAATCTGGCCGCACTGGCCAAGTATGAGCTGAATATGCGGACCTTCCACGAGATCAAGAAGCCGGATACCTCGCTGACCCTGTTCGGGGTCAAACTGTCCATGCCGATCCTCTCCGGCATTACCGGTGGTGTGACCTATAACATGGGGCTGCAGGGCAAGGTTTCGGAAGAGGAGTACATCGAGGGGATCATTGCCGGTTGTATCCAGGCCGGTACGATCGGTTTTGCCGCTGACGGCATCGGTGATCCGCTCTCGGTCTATCAGACCCGCCTGCAAACCGTGGCAAAATACCGCGGCAAGGCAGCAGGTCAGATCAAGCCCCGCACCCAGGCCGAGATCATCGAGCGGATCCGCCTGCTGGAAGCTGCCGGGGCACCGTTCTTTGCCATTGATATCGACTCGGCAGGACGGGCCTCACGGGCCCTGCCCGGCAAGACCGTGGAACCCAAAAACCTGAAACAACTGCGTGAACTGGCGAACGCAACCAAAATGCCGTTCATCATCAAAGGGATCATGACCGTGGATGAAGCCAAACAGGCGGTTGACGTCGGCGCAGCCGGGATCGTGGTTTCCAACCACGGTGGACGGGTGATGGACCATACCCCCGGTACCGCCCAGGTGCTGGCGGCCATTGCCGACAAGGTCAAGGGGGATATCGTTATCCTTGCTGACGGCGGTGTCCGTTACGGTGCCGATGTGCTCAAGATGCTGGCCCTGGGGGCTGATGCGGTGCTGGTGGGGCGTCCGCTGGTGCGTGGATCGGTTGGCGGCGGACCGGAAGGTGTAGCCCTGATGTTGAAGAAGATGCAGGGTGAGCTGGTGGTTGCGATGACCCTGACCGGTACCGCTGATGTCAAAAAGGTCAGCAGGAGTATCCTGGTCTAA
- a CDS encoding methyl-accepting chemotaxis protein produces the protein MSFFLDKYLGLKIKTRIYLLCFCYSLCIIFGVGAGRSLPLTYSILTTALFVAAGAFFGGLLFWSVNEALQRILGYLKEMTEGNLRQTISAKRNNEISAIIRSIATLQTAMQGMISGIRQTTDSVASASERLRQTAESIADGTGSAASQSDAVSQSADGMASVSSEIACSCDTMSAMATEAEQVSKEGERIISGMSVVMGSIEGVMTETTSAVKNLGATSNQIGDILSTISDIADQTNLLALNAAIEAARAGDQGRGFAVVADEVRHLAERTTSATREIQGIITALQRDVRAVVGSMEQSAGSVHEGGEGVRLSCEAIGSIREKIGELLSQVSHVASAAAQQSNSTVAISGSMHGITSVIREAAHGADETRNAAAQMAASSAELQQMVSKFRIN, from the coding sequence ATGAGCTTCTTCCTCGATAAATACTTGGGTTTAAAGATCAAGACCCGTATTTACCTGCTCTGCTTCTGTTACAGCCTCTGCATCATCTTTGGTGTCGGGGCCGGCCGCTCACTGCCCCTGACCTACTCAATTCTGACCACTGCCCTGTTTGTGGCAGCCGGTGCGTTCTTCGGCGGCCTGCTGTTCTGGTCGGTCAATGAAGCCCTGCAGCGGATTCTGGGGTATCTGAAGGAGATGACCGAGGGCAATCTGCGCCAGACCATTTCGGCCAAGCGCAATAACGAGATCAGCGCCATCATCCGTTCCATCGCTACCCTGCAGACCGCCATGCAGGGCATGATCTCCGGTATCCGGCAGACAACCGACAGTGTTGCTTCAGCATCGGAGCGGCTCCGTCAGACGGCTGAAAGCATTGCCGACGGCACCGGCAGTGCTGCCTCCCAGTCCGATGCGGTCAGCCAGTCAGCCGATGGTATGGCCAGCGTCAGCAGTGAGATCGCCTGCAGTTGCGACACCATGTCGGCCATGGCCACCGAGGCCGAGCAGGTGTCGAAGGAGGGAGAACGGATTATTTCCGGTATGTCGGTGGTCATGGGCAGTATTGAAGGGGTCATGACCGAGACCACCTCTGCAGTCAAGAATCTTGGTGCCACCTCCAACCAGATCGGCGATATTCTTTCCACCATCAGTGACATTGCCGATCAGACCAACCTGCTGGCCCTGAATGCCGCCATTGAGGCTGCCCGGGCAGGCGATCAGGGACGTGGTTTTGCCGTGGTGGCCGATGAGGTCCGTCATCTGGCAGAACGGACCACCAGTGCCACCCGTGAGATCCAGGGAATTATCACTGCCCTGCAGCGGGATGTGCGGGCCGTGGTCGGTTCCATGGAACAGAGTGCCGGCAGCGTGCATGAAGGGGGCGAAGGGGTACGGCTTTCCTGTGAGGCGATCGGCAGTATCCGTGAAAAGATCGGTGAACTGCTCAGTCAGGTGTCCCATGTCGCTTCTGCCGCTGCCCAGCAATCAAATTCAACGGTGGCCATCTCCGGCAGCATGCACGGCATTACCTCGGTGATCCGTGAGGCGGCCCACGGAGCTGATGAAACCAGAAACGCTGCTGCCCAGATGGCAGCATCCTCGGCAGAACTGCAGCAGATGGTCAGCAAATTCCGTATCAACTGA
- a CDS encoding LytS/YhcK type 5TM receptor domain-containing protein yields MGLFLDLFERLGLFAILFIFLIRFKAFKRLLTGIASRRDKLVLAFMFGGAGIMATYSGFAFHGAIANLRGVAVALAGILGGPLVGLAAGLVAGIHRYAIDPAGLTSLSCGIATVLQGVVAAWLYPRLRRVEYDIFAAFAVGAVNEILKMTLILLLAKPFSSALHLVTVLAFPSILVNGLGNAVFVQLISTVFREQQLAKAEIRALQAQINPHFLFNAISTIISYTRTDPAIATNLLVKLAEFFRNSTATTEREVPLSVELQHCEAYLAIEQARFEERVRIHYQIDEDALDCPVPPLILQPLVENGIRHGILPRDAGGDITIQARKEQQNLHIRVADNGVGMDQAKLSGLLTTRQHPTGKEGLGIALKNVNARLVALYGRKRALRIESSPGAGTTISFSIPVTA; encoded by the coding sequence ATGGGACTCTTTCTTGATCTGTTCGAACGCCTCGGCCTGTTTGCCATCCTGTTCATATTCCTGATCCGTTTCAAGGCCTTTAAACGTCTGCTGACCGGCATCGCCAGCAGGAGGGACAAGCTGGTGCTGGCGTTCATGTTCGGCGGGGCCGGCATCATGGCCACCTACAGCGGCTTTGCCTTTCACGGCGCCATAGCCAACCTGCGCGGGGTGGCGGTGGCCCTGGCCGGTATCCTGGGCGGACCGCTGGTCGGTCTGGCGGCCGGACTGGTGGCGGGCATCCACCGCTATGCCATTGATCCTGCCGGACTGACCTCCCTTTCCTGCGGCATCGCCACGGTCCTGCAGGGGGTGGTGGCGGCCTGGCTCTATCCCCGCCTGCGCCGGGTCGAATACGACATCTTTGCCGCCTTTGCAGTGGGTGCTGTCAATGAGATCCTGAAGATGACGCTGATCCTGCTGCTGGCCAAACCGTTCTCCTCGGCCCTGCACCTTGTGACGGTGCTGGCCTTTCCCTCGATCCTGGTCAACGGACTTGGCAACGCCGTCTTTGTCCAGCTGATCTCCACCGTCTTCCGTGAGCAACAGCTGGCCAAGGCGGAGATCCGGGCATTGCAGGCCCAGATCAACCCCCATTTCCTCTTCAATGCCATCTCCACCATCATCAGCTATACCCGCACCGACCCGGCCATCGCCACCAATCTGCTGGTAAAACTTGCAGAGTTCTTCCGCAACAGCACCGCCACCACCGAGCGCGAGGTGCCGCTCTCGGTTGAGCTGCAACACTGCGAGGCCTATCTGGCGATTGAGCAGGCCCGTTTTGAGGAGCGGGTCCGGATACACTACCAGATCGATGAGGACGCCCTGGACTGCCCGGTGCCACCCTTGATCCTGCAACCGCTGGTGGAAAACGGCATCCGCCACGGTATCCTGCCGCGGGATGCAGGCGGGGATATCACGATCCAGGCCCGCAAAGAGCAGCAGAACCTGCATATCAGGGTTGCGGACAACGGGGTCGGCATGGACCAGGCCAAGCTGTCCGGCCTGTTGACAACCCGGCAGCATCCCACCGGCAAAGAGGGGCTGGGGATTGCCCTGAAAAACGTCAATGCCCGCCTGGTGGCACTCTATGGCCGCAAACGGGCCCTCAGGATCGAGAGCAGCCCCGGCGCCGGCACAACCATCTCCTTTTCCATCCCGGTGACCGCATGA
- a CDS encoding OmpH family outer membrane protein, with translation MFFLFLAALTVQAAEQPPAPPATPPAVPAPAAPAAQPDLKPAPGLSLLPAAKPAPLPVAVAKIGVVDVNKVSTDSAMGKAAQQQIKAQQSKLQKQVEAKRKQLDKFKADTERQLPGLSPQQREAKQREFQKKIEEFQKFGLKSEKELMESQQKLTKGLFEAIGKAADELGRARGLTAVVINRELLFLGAGVEPLDITVDLITLLDGKAKSK, from the coding sequence TTGTTTTTTCTTTTTCTGGCAGCTCTGACCGTCCAGGCTGCCGAGCAACCGCCAGCCCCGCCGGCAACGCCGCCAGCTGTTCCTGCACCAGCTGCCCCTGCGGCACAACCGGATCTGAAACCTGCTCCGGGTCTGAGCCTGCTGCCCGCAGCCAAGCCTGCTCCCCTGCCGGTGGCGGTAGCAAAGATCGGTGTGGTGGATGTCAACAAGGTTTCCACCGATTCAGCCATGGGCAAGGCGGCCCAGCAGCAGATCAAGGCGCAACAGAGCAAATTGCAGAAGCAGGTTGAGGCAAAACGGAAGCAGCTGGATAAGTTCAAGGCTGATACCGAACGTCAGCTGCCCGGCCTGTCACCCCAGCAGCGGGAGGCAAAACAGCGGGAGTTTCAGAAAAAAATTGAAGAGTTTCAGAAGTTTGGCTTGAAGTCGGAAAAGGAGCTGATGGAAAGCCAGCAGAAGCTGACCAAGGGGTTGTTTGAGGCGATCGGCAAGGCTGCAGACGAGCTTGGCAGGGCCAGGGGATTGACCGCGGTTGTGATCAACCGGGAGTTGCTTTTTCTGGGGGCTGGGGTTGAGCCGCTTGACATCACAGTGGATCTGATCACGCTGCTGGATGGAAAAGCAAAGTCGAAGTAG
- a CDS encoding twin-arginine translocase TatA/TatE family subunit, protein MFGFGMPELILILVICLVVFGPGKLPQLGSSLGGALKGFRRATEEPLSVDTVARGAEAGSREEA, encoded by the coding sequence ATGTTTGGATTTGGTATGCCGGAACTGATCCTGATCCTGGTGATCTGCCTGGTGGTATTCGGACCGGGCAAGCTGCCTCAGCTGGGCTCGTCGCTGGGGGGCGCCCTCAAGGGTTTTCGCCGGGCAACGGAAGAACCGCTGAGCGTTGATACCGTAGCCCGGGGTGCTGAGGCCGGTTCCCGGGAGGAGGCCTGA
- a CDS encoding LytR/AlgR family response regulator transcription factor, with translation MNITVFLIDDEAPARRELRYLLEQLPELEIVGEAATATEGLRLLRQLKPRLLFLDIQMPGLTGIELSQILQELPERPLVVFSTAYSQFAVDAFNLEAFDYLLKPVTLERLGKTIDKVRKQLAATPPGPERPLPEPPHDDRKWVAARQGSKILPIAPESIVFVRCTEAVTHIHTATRIYQTSHTITALQEQLEPYAFFRAHRNSLVNLNCILEIIPWFSGSCKLVMNDPARTEILVSRYHARDLKKHLISQV, from the coding sequence ATGAACATCACGGTCTTTCTGATCGACGACGAGGCCCCTGCCCGGCGGGAACTGCGCTACCTGCTGGAGCAGCTGCCGGAACTTGAGATTGTCGGCGAGGCCGCCACCGCAACGGAAGGGCTGCGTCTGCTGCGCCAGCTGAAGCCCCGGTTGCTGTTTCTGGATATCCAGATGCCGGGACTGACCGGGATTGAACTGTCCCAGATCCTCCAGGAACTGCCGGAACGCCCGCTGGTGGTCTTTTCCACCGCCTACAGCCAGTTTGCGGTGGATGCCTTCAATCTTGAGGCGTTTGATTATCTGCTCAAGCCGGTCACCCTGGAGCGGCTTGGCAAGACCATCGACAAGGTACGCAAGCAGCTGGCTGCAACGCCGCCCGGCCCTGAAAGACCCCTGCCTGAACCGCCCCATGACGACCGCAAGTGGGTAGCGGCCCGCCAGGGCAGCAAGATCCTGCCGATAGCACCGGAGAGTATTGTTTTTGTCCGCTGTACCGAAGCGGTCACCCATATCCATACCGCCACGCGGATCTACCAGACCAGCCACACCATTACCGCCCTGCAGGAACAGCTTGAGCCGTACGCCTTCTTCCGTGCCCATCGCAATTCACTGGTCAACCTCAACTGTATACTGGAGATCATCCCCTGGTTCAGCGGCAGCTGCAAACTGGTGATGAACGACCCGGCCCGGACCGAGATCCTGGTCAGTCGCTACCATGCCAGGGATCTCAAGAAACACCTGATCTCCCAGGTCTGA